One genomic region from Bacillus aquiflavi encodes:
- a CDS encoding MerR family transcriptional regulator, with product MYRIGELASLANVSKRTIDYYTSLGLLEANRSKSNYRIYSEDSLDTLKFIEKYKKLHLPLEEIKRKLEIKKSREIKETEVEKQIYALAQQMKQLQDELSDLLPLIEKLDDKPKEALAKKLTNERSALLQSLLVITS from the coding sequence GTGTATCGAATTGGAGAATTAGCTAGTTTAGCAAACGTTTCCAAAAGGACCATTGATTATTACACTAGTCTTGGTTTACTGGAAGCAAATCGCTCTAAATCTAATTACCGTATATATTCTGAAGATTCATTAGATACGCTTAAATTTATAGAAAAATACAAGAAACTACATCTTCCTTTGGAAGAAATTAAGAGGAAACTGGAAATAAAGAAATCAAGGGAGATTAAAGAAACCGAGGTTGAGAAGCAAATCTATGCTTTAGCTCAACAAATGAAACAACTTCAAGACGAGTTATCCGATTTATTACCGCTTATTGAAAAATTGGATGATAAACCAAAAGAAGCTTTAGCAAAAAAATTAACGAATGAAAGATCTGCCTTACTTCAATCTCTCCTGGTTATTACAAGTTAA
- a CDS encoding ArsR/SmtB family transcription factor — MYQDDVCEITSVDEKKANKVKAMLLEQNTSEVSKMFKALSDDTRVKIAYALTCEEELCVCDVAYVVGCSTATASHHLRLLRNLGLAKYRKEGKLVYYSLDDDHVKQLIHIATTHQREVTERDRTSKKK, encoded by the coding sequence TTGTATCAAGATGATGTTTGTGAAATAACAAGTGTTGATGAGAAAAAAGCTAATAAAGTAAAAGCAATGCTTTTAGAGCAAAATACAAGCGAAGTTTCCAAAATGTTTAAAGCACTTTCAGATGATACCCGAGTTAAAATAGCTTATGCATTAACTTGTGAAGAAGAATTGTGTGTATGCGATGTCGCGTATGTTGTTGGCTGTTCAACAGCGACCGCTTCACATCACTTACGATTATTAAGAAATTTAGGATTAGCAAAATATAGAAAAGAGGGAAAATTAGTCTACTACTCTCTAGACGATGATCATGTAAAGCAATTAATCCACATTGCAACGACCCATCAAAGGGAGGTGACCGAACGTGACAGAACTAGCAAAAAAAAATAA